A part of Streptomyces sp. DSM 40750 genomic DNA contains:
- a CDS encoding pep a2 — MKTAVPRYYHLDVEVSPERVGQVRRILAAHLRFWDLETLVEPVCHSADLLLHAIAEHATDKNTSIEMWWNGQHLIAAVGENDRRLRPDRELRPCLTRIAALSDGWGCCSTDTGGTVIWFTQRAPVDQSVPLVPTAPEPDLREVLQVPREIPVAVLAGSPGGEAPDTREDAR, encoded by the coding sequence ATGAAGACCGCAGTGCCTCGCTACTACCACCTCGACGTGGAAGTCAGTCCGGAACGGGTCGGACAGGTCAGGCGCATCCTGGCCGCTCACCTCCGGTTCTGGGACCTGGAGACCCTCGTCGAGCCCGTCTGCCACAGCGCCGACCTGCTGCTCCACGCGATCGCGGAGCACGCCACGGACAAGAACACCTCGATCGAGATGTGGTGGAACGGTCAGCACCTCATCGCCGCGGTGGGCGAGAACGACCGCCGGCTGCGCCCGGACCGTGAGCTGCGCCCCTGCCTGACCCGCATCGCCGCGCTGAGCGACGGCTGGGGCTGCTGCTCCACCGACACCGGCGGCACGGTCATCTGGTTCACCCAGCGGGCACCGGTCGACCAGAGCGTGCCCCTGGTCCCGACGGCGCCCGAACCGGACCTGCGGGAAGTGCTCCAGGTGCCCCGCGAGATCCCCGTCGCCGTGCTCGCCGGTTCGCCCGGCGGCGAGGCGCCGGACACCCGCGAAGACGCGCGGTGA
- the glgB gene encoding 1,4-alpha-glucan branching enzyme: MALRDTTSPEAAGPPPRRPRLTVPAPPLAPDDRARLLSGAHHDPHALLGAHPVAGGVAVRALRPYAHAVSVVIDGERTYLASEGEGLFSVLLPLDAVPAYTLFVSYEDTDHEIHDPYRFLPALGELDLHLIREGRHEQLWKALGAEPMTHQGVTGTRFTVWAPNAQGVRVAGDFACWNGTAFPMRSLGSSGVWELFLPGVGEGARYKFEITSRHGHRFLKADPMARQAEVPPATASIVTASQYEWGDAEWMAGRGDTPVHEAPFSVYEIHLPSWRPGLTYRQLAETLPEYVSDLGFTHVELMPVAQHPFSGSWGYQVTGFYAPTSHLGTPDDFKYLVDALHRAGIGVIVDWVPAHFPKDDWALARFDGEPLYEPGDSRRAEHPDWGTYEFDFGRTEVRNFLVANAVYWCEEFHVDGLRVDAVASMLYLDYSRDSGQWSPNVFGGREDLDAVAFLQEMNATVYRRAPGVVTIAEESTAWDGVTRPTDSGGLGFGLKWNMGWMHDSLGYIEHEPVHRKYHHNEMTFSMVYAYSENYVLPISHDEVVHGKQALVSKMPGDWWQRRANHRAYLGFMWAHPGKQLLFMGQEFAQGGEWSEPHGPDWWLLDPAYGAEADHRGVRDLVRDLNTGYRHTPALWQRDSDPAGFQWVSGDAAEDNVFAFLRFDAHGTPLLAVSHFSPVVREDYRLGVPENVPVWQEVLNTDAARYGGSDVTTPDPVRTEPHPYAGRPASIRLTLPPLATVWFRPALWSALAPEQSLDGQGSSFGRPWATGQD; the protein is encoded by the coding sequence GTGGCCCTGCGCGACACCACTTCCCCCGAGGCGGCGGGCCCGCCCCCGCGCAGACCCCGGCTGACCGTGCCCGCCCCTCCCCTGGCCCCCGACGACCGTGCGCGTCTGCTCTCCGGCGCCCACCACGACCCGCACGCCCTGCTCGGTGCCCACCCGGTGGCGGGCGGGGTCGCCGTACGGGCACTGCGCCCGTACGCGCATGCGGTGAGCGTCGTGATCGACGGCGAGCGCACGTATCTCGCCTCGGAGGGCGAGGGTCTCTTCTCCGTCCTGCTGCCGCTCGACGCCGTCCCCGCGTACACGTTGTTCGTGTCGTACGAGGACACCGACCACGAGATCCACGACCCGTACCGTTTCCTGCCCGCGCTCGGCGAGCTGGATCTGCATCTGATCCGGGAGGGGCGGCACGAGCAGCTGTGGAAGGCGCTCGGGGCGGAGCCGATGACCCACCAGGGCGTGACCGGCACCCGCTTCACGGTGTGGGCGCCGAACGCCCAAGGGGTGCGTGTCGCCGGGGACTTCGCCTGCTGGAACGGGACGGCGTTCCCGATGAGGTCCCTCGGTTCGTCCGGAGTCTGGGAGCTGTTCCTGCCGGGGGTGGGCGAGGGCGCCCGCTACAAGTTCGAGATCACCTCCCGACACGGCCACCGTTTCCTCAAGGCCGACCCGATGGCACGCCAGGCGGAGGTGCCCCCCGCGACGGCGTCCATCGTCACGGCCTCGCAGTACGAGTGGGGCGACGCGGAGTGGATGGCCGGGCGCGGGGACACACCGGTGCACGAAGCACCGTTCTCCGTCTACGAGATCCATCTGCCGTCCTGGCGACCGGGACTGACGTATCGTCAACTCGCCGAGACACTCCCGGAGTACGTCTCCGACCTCGGCTTCACCCACGTCGAACTCATGCCGGTCGCCCAGCACCCGTTCAGCGGCTCCTGGGGCTACCAGGTCACCGGCTTCTACGCGCCCACCTCACATCTCGGCACCCCCGACGACTTCAAGTACCTGGTCGACGCGCTCCACCGGGCCGGCATCGGCGTGATCGTGGACTGGGTGCCGGCCCATTTTCCCAAGGACGACTGGGCGCTCGCCCGCTTCGACGGGGAGCCCCTGTACGAACCCGGGGACTCACGGCGTGCCGAGCATCCGGACTGGGGGACGTACGAGTTCGACTTCGGCCGCACCGAGGTACGCAACTTCCTCGTGGCGAACGCCGTGTACTGGTGCGAGGAGTTCCATGTCGACGGGCTGCGGGTGGACGCGGTCGCGTCGATGCTCTACCTCGACTACTCGCGTGACTCCGGTCAGTGGTCTCCCAATGTGTTCGGCGGGCGCGAGGACCTGGACGCGGTCGCCTTCCTGCAGGAGATGAACGCGACCGTGTACCGGCGGGCGCCTGGTGTGGTGACCATCGCGGAGGAGTCCACGGCCTGGGACGGCGTGACCCGCCCGACGGACAGCGGCGGCCTTGGCTTCGGGCTGAAGTGGAACATGGGGTGGATGCACGACTCGCTGGGCTACATCGAGCACGAGCCGGTGCACCGCAAGTACCACCACAACGAGATGACGTTCTCGATGGTGTACGCCTACAGCGAGAACTACGTCCTGCCCATCTCGCACGACGAGGTCGTGCACGGGAAACAGGCGCTGGTGTCGAAGATGCCGGGCGACTGGTGGCAGCGGCGGGCCAACCACCGCGCGTATCTCGGCTTCATGTGGGCCCACCCCGGCAAGCAACTCCTCTTCATGGGCCAGGAGTTCGCCCAGGGCGGGGAGTGGTCGGAGCCGCACGGCCCCGACTGGTGGCTCCTGGACCCGGCGTACGGCGCCGAAGCCGACCACCGGGGCGTACGCGACCTCGTCCGCGACCTCAACACCGGCTACCGTCACACCCCCGCCCTCTGGCAGCGGGACAGTGATCCGGCCGGCTTCCAGTGGGTGAGCGGGGACGCCGCCGAGGACAACGTCTTCGCGTTCCTGCGCTTCGACGCGCACGGCACACCTCTGCTGGCCGTCTCCCACTTCAGTCCCGTGGTCCGCGAGGACTACCGCCTCGGGGTGCCCGAGAACGTCCCGGTGTGGCAGGAGGTGCTGAACACGGACGCCGCCCGCTACGGGGGCAGCGATGTGACGACCCCCGATCCGGTGCGGACCGAGCCCCACCCCTACGCCGGCCGCCCCGCGAGCATCCGCCTCACGCTGCCCCCACTGGCCACGGTCTGGTTCCGCCCGGCCCTCTGGTCCGCCCTGGCTCCGGAGCAGTCGCTCGACGGTCAGGGCTCGTCCTTCGGCCGTCCGTGGGCGACCGGTCAGGATTGA
- the treS gene encoding maltose alpha-D-glucosyltransferase — protein sequence MTMNKPIPDTFEDTPQKDRDPDWFKRAVFYEVLVRSFQDTDGDGIGDLKGLTAKLDYLQWLGIDCIWLPPFFKSPLRDGGYDVSDYTAVLPEFGDLADFVEFVDSAHQRGMRVIIDFVMNHTSDEHPWFQESRNDPDGPYGDYYVWADDDKQFQDARIIFVDTEASNWTFDPVRKQYFWHRFFSHQPDLNYENPAVREEMLAALRFWLDLGIDGFRLDAVPYLYQEEGTNCENLPATHAFLKHVRREIDALYPDTVILAEANQWPEDVVDYFGDFPSGGDECHMAFHFPVMPRIFMAVRRESRYPVSEILAKTPAIPSNCQWGIFLRNHDELTLEMVTDEERDYMYAEYAKDPRMRANIGIRRRLAPLLDNDRNQIELFTALLLSLPGSPILYYGDEIGMGDNIWLGDRDAVRTPMQWTPDRNAGFSSCDPGRLYLPTIMDPVYGYQVTNVEASMSSPSSLLHWTRRMIEIRKQNTAFGLGTYTELQSSNPAVLAYLRECKDDLVLCVNNFSRFAQPTELDLGAYEGRHPVELIGGVRFPAIGELPYLLTLAGHGFYWFRLSRVLSRAARGR from the coding sequence ATGACCATGAACAAACCCATCCCGGACACCTTCGAGGACACTCCGCAGAAGGACCGGGACCCGGACTGGTTCAAACGCGCCGTCTTCTACGAAGTCCTCGTCCGCTCCTTCCAGGACACCGACGGCGACGGCATCGGCGACCTCAAGGGCCTCACCGCCAAACTCGACTATCTGCAATGGCTGGGCATCGACTGCATCTGGCTGCCACCCTTCTTCAAATCGCCGCTGCGCGACGGCGGCTACGACGTCTCCGACTACACCGCCGTCCTCCCCGAATTCGGCGACCTCGCCGACTTCGTGGAATTCGTCGACTCCGCCCACCAACGCGGCATGCGCGTCATCATCGACTTCGTCATGAACCACACCAGCGACGAGCACCCGTGGTTCCAGGAATCGAGGAACGACCCGGACGGGCCCTACGGGGACTACTACGTCTGGGCCGACGACGACAAACAGTTCCAGGACGCCCGCATCATCTTCGTCGACACCGAAGCGTCCAACTGGACCTTCGACCCCGTCCGCAAGCAGTACTTCTGGCACCGGTTCTTCTCCCACCAACCGGACCTCAACTACGAGAACCCCGCTGTCCGAGAAGAAATGCTGGCCGCTCTCAGGTTCTGGCTGGACCTCGGCATCGACGGCTTCCGCCTCGACGCCGTCCCCTACCTCTACCAGGAGGAGGGCACCAACTGCGAGAACCTCCCGGCCACCCACGCGTTCCTCAAGCACGTCCGCCGGGAGATCGACGCGCTGTACCCGGACACGGTCATCCTCGCCGAGGCGAACCAGTGGCCGGAGGACGTCGTCGACTACTTCGGCGACTTCCCCAGCGGCGGCGACGAATGCCATATGGCGTTCCACTTCCCCGTCATGCCACGCATCTTCATGGCGGTGCGCAGGGAATCGCGCTATCCGGTGTCGGAAATCCTCGCCAAGACCCCGGCCATTCCGTCGAACTGCCAGTGGGGCATCTTCCTGCGCAACCACGACGAGCTGACCCTCGAAATGGTCACCGACGAAGAGCGCGACTACATGTACGCGGAGTACGCCAAAGACCCGCGTATGCGCGCCAACATCGGAATCAGGCGTCGACTGGCCCCGCTGCTGGACAACGACCGCAACCAGATCGAACTGTTCACCGCCCTTCTGCTGTCCCTCCCCGGCTCGCCGATCCTCTACTACGGCGACGAGATCGGCATGGGCGACAACATCTGGCTCGGTGACCGCGACGCCGTACGCACCCCCATGCAGTGGACGCCCGACCGCAACGCCGGCTTCTCCTCCTGTGACCCTGGCCGCCTCTACCTGCCGACGATCATGGACCCGGTCTACGGCTACCAGGTGACGAACGTCGAGGCATCGATGTCCTCCCCGTCGTCGCTGCTCCACTGGACCCGCCGCATGATCGAGATCCGGAAACAGAACACGGCGTTCGGCCTCGGCACCTATACCGAGTTGCAGTCGTCCAACCCCGCTGTGCTGGCGTATCTCCGGGAGTGCAAAGACGACTTGGTGCTGTGCGTGAACAACTTCTCGCGCTTCGCGCAGCCCACCGAACTCGATCTGGGCGCCTACGAGGGACGTCACCCCGTCGAACTCATCGGCGGCGTCCGTTTCCCCGCCATCGGTGAACTGCCCTATCTGCTCACCCTCGCGGGCCACGGCTTCTACTGGTTCCGGCTCTCCCGAGTCCTCTCCCGCGCTGCCCGAGGGCGTTGA
- a CDS encoding alpha-1,4-glucan--maltose-1-phosphate maltosyltransferase: MSPTPAPAIGRVPIRDVRPLVECGRRPAKAVVGETFEVTATLFREGHGVIAANVVLKDPEGRPAPWTPMRELVRGTDRWGACVTPTSVGRWTYRVEAWGDPIATWRHAARIKIPAGIDPGLVLEEGAELYARAAAGVPEGGGHIVLLTAVGKLRDDTLPVADRLAAALAPEVDEVLTRHPLRELVTSSEPLPLLVERERALFGSWYEFFPRSEGTPEQPHGTFRTAARRLPAIAAMGFDVVYLPPIHPIGTTFRKGRNNTLSPTPDDVGVPWAIGSPEGGHDAIHPDLGTLEDFDHFIAQARKSGLEVALDFALQCSPDHPWVHKHPEWFHHRPDGTIAYAENPPKKYQDIYPIAFDADMPGLIAETTRVLRHWMDHGVRIFRVDNPHTKPVVFWEQVIADINTTDPDVIFLAEAFTRPAMMHTLAATGFQQSYTYFTWRTTKEELTQYATELAGEAASYMRPNFFVNTPDILHAFLQQGGRPAFELRAVLAATLSPTWGVYSGYELCENTPLKPGSEEYLDSEKYQLRPRDWDAAERDGRTIAPLITALNDIRRRHPALHGLRNLRFHHTDNDAVIAYSKRTGSDAVVVVVNLDPHHTQAAWVSLDMAELGLDMDENVPVRDELTGETHRWGRTNYVCLTPGRAPAHVFHVQLHAESSSSSSQIGGSGTP; the protein is encoded by the coding sequence ATGAGCCCGACCCCGGCCCCGGCCATCGGCCGCGTCCCCATCAGGGACGTGCGCCCGCTCGTCGAGTGCGGCAGGCGCCCCGCGAAGGCGGTCGTCGGCGAGACCTTCGAGGTCACCGCGACGCTCTTCCGGGAAGGGCACGGCGTGATCGCCGCCAATGTCGTGCTCAAGGACCCGGAGGGCCGCCCGGCCCCGTGGACCCCGATGCGCGAGCTCGTCCGGGGCACCGACCGCTGGGGCGCCTGCGTCACACCCACCTCCGTGGGCCGGTGGACCTACCGCGTGGAGGCCTGGGGCGACCCGATCGCCACCTGGCGCCACGCCGCCCGCATCAAGATCCCGGCCGGCATCGACCCCGGACTCGTCCTGGAGGAGGGCGCCGAGCTGTACGCGCGCGCCGCCGCCGGGGTGCCGGAGGGGGGCGGGCACATCGTCCTGCTGACGGCCGTCGGAAAGCTCCGCGACGACACTCTTCCGGTCGCCGACCGTCTGGCGGCGGCGTTGGCGCCGGAGGTGGACGAGGTCCTGACCCGCCACCCGCTGCGCGAACTGGTCACCTCCTCGGAGCCGCTGCCCCTGCTGGTGGAACGCGAGCGGGCACTGTTCGGGTCCTGGTACGAGTTCTTCCCGCGTTCCGAGGGCACCCCCGAGCAGCCCCACGGCACGTTCCGTACCGCCGCCCGCCGCCTGCCCGCGATCGCCGCCATGGGCTTCGACGTGGTCTACCTGCCGCCGATCCACCCGATCGGCACCACCTTCCGCAAGGGCCGCAACAACACCCTCTCCCCCACCCCCGACGACGTCGGCGTCCCCTGGGCCATCGGCTCCCCCGAAGGCGGCCACGACGCCATCCACCCCGACCTCGGCACCCTCGAGGACTTCGACCACTTCATCGCCCAGGCACGAAAATCGGGGCTGGAGGTCGCCCTGGACTTCGCCCTGCAGTGCTCCCCGGACCACCCCTGGGTACACAAACACCCCGAGTGGTTCCACCACCGCCCCGACGGGACGATCGCGTACGCGGAGAACCCGCCGAAGAAATACCAGGACATCTACCCCATCGCCTTCGACGCCGACATGCCCGGCCTCATCGCCGAGACCACCCGCGTACTGCGCCACTGGATGGACCACGGCGTCCGCATCTTCCGCGTCGACAACCCCCACACCAAACCGGTCGTCTTCTGGGAACAGGTGATCGCCGACATCAACACCACCGACCCGGACGTCATCTTCCTGGCCGAGGCCTTCACCCGCCCCGCAATGATGCACACCCTGGCCGCGACCGGCTTCCAGCAGTCCTACACCTACTTCACCTGGCGCACCACCAAGGAGGAACTGACGCAGTACGCCACCGAACTGGCAGGGGAAGCCGCCAGCTACATGCGGCCGAACTTCTTCGTCAACACCCCCGACATCCTCCACGCCTTCCTCCAGCAGGGCGGACGCCCGGCCTTCGAACTGCGCGCGGTCCTGGCCGCGACCCTCTCCCCCACCTGGGGCGTGTACTCCGGCTACGAACTGTGCGAGAACACCCCGCTCAAACCCGGCAGCGAGGAGTACCTCGACTCGGAGAAGTACCAACTCCGCCCACGCGACTGGGACGCAGCCGAACGAGACGGACGTACGATCGCGCCCCTCATCACGGCGCTCAACGACATCAGGCGGCGCCACCCCGCACTGCACGGACTCAGGAACCTGCGCTTCCACCACACCGACAACGACGCGGTGATCGCGTACAGCAAGCGCACGGGCTCGGACGCGGTCGTGGTGGTCGTCAACCTCGACCCCCACCACACCCAGGCGGCCTGGGTCTCGCTCGACATGGCGGAACTCGGCCTGGACATGGACGAAAACGTGCCGGTGCGCGACGAGTTGACAGGCGAGACCCACCGCTGGGGAAGGACGAACTACGTGTGCCTGACACCCGGGCGGGCGCCCGCACACGTCTTCCACGTCCAGCTCCACGCCGAGAGCTCGTCCTCCTCGTCCCAGATCGGAGGGTCAGGTACGCCATGA
- a CDS encoding maltokinase N-terminal cap-like domain-containing protein has protein sequence MPKTATASLRPSSDGVAADLMTSLAGLLREWLPRQRWFAGKDRPVTDLALLSMTELYPGCLHLLVHTGQPSHTGHCGVPGPGGAPSDGDCYQLLLGVREHLVPRLGRALIGQAHEGPLAGLTVYDALYDPRSAQLLLERLRHPGTAGPLRFEANPDIRVPAGLAPRLLDAEQSNSSLVYGDEYILKVFRRIQPGVNPDLEVPGALAGQGCGRVPAPVAWFRTTDPFAATLGVLQPFLPDASDGWTLALGALAAGHDFTAQARELGRATAEVHLALASAFPSGPHDENGRTAAAMTERLDAAARCVPALQPFVPGLRTAFRALLSCDVGPPAQRIHGDLHLGQVLRAGREWFVIDFEGEPSRPLAERCGTQSPVRDIAGMLRSFDYAARQRRPWRPEWARRCREAYCAGYAARAGWDPRKKHGLLRAYETDRAVYEVLYEARHRPDWLPVPMAAIERLAVRGD, from the coding sequence ATGCCGAAGACCGCAACCGCATCGCTCCGACCGAGCAGCGACGGGGTCGCCGCCGACCTGATGACCTCGCTCGCCGGACTGCTGCGCGAGTGGCTGCCGAGGCAGCGCTGGTTCGCCGGCAAGGACCGGCCGGTCACGGATCTCGCCCTGCTGTCGATGACCGAGCTGTATCCGGGATGTCTGCACCTGCTCGTGCACACCGGTCAGCCGAGCCACACCGGTCACTGCGGGGTGCCCGGGCCCGGCGGCGCTCCTTCGGACGGTGACTGCTACCAGTTGCTGCTCGGTGTGCGCGAACATCTGGTGCCGCGCCTGGGACGGGCGCTCATCGGGCAGGCGCACGAGGGGCCGCTGGCGGGTCTGACGGTCTACGACGCGCTGTACGACCCTCGCTCGGCCCAGTTGCTCCTTGAGCGGCTGCGGCACCCCGGTACGGCGGGACCGCTGCGCTTCGAGGCGAACCCGGACATACGGGTACCGGCCGGGCTGGCGCCGCGGCTGCTGGACGCCGAGCAGTCCAACTCCTCGCTGGTGTACGGGGACGAGTACATCCTGAAGGTGTTCCGGCGCATCCAGCCGGGTGTGAACCCCGATCTGGAGGTGCCGGGTGCGCTGGCCGGGCAGGGGTGCGGCCGGGTGCCCGCTCCGGTGGCCTGGTTCCGGACGACCGATCCGTTCGCGGCGACGCTGGGTGTGCTCCAGCCGTTCCTGCCCGACGCGTCCGACGGCTGGACGCTGGCGCTCGGCGCGCTCGCCGCAGGGCACGACTTCACGGCGCAGGCCCGTGAGCTGGGGCGGGCCACGGCGGAGGTGCACCTCGCGCTGGCCTCGGCCTTCCCCTCCGGGCCCCATGACGAGAACGGGCGCACGGCGGCCGCGATGACCGAACGGCTGGACGCCGCCGCGCGCTGTGTACCGGCCCTGCAGCCGTTCGTCCCCGGTCTGCGCACCGCCTTCCGCGCCCTCCTGTCCTGCGATGTCGGGCCGCCCGCCCAGCGCATCCACGGCGATCTGCACCTGGGGCAGGTACTCCGGGCCGGCCGGGAGTGGTTCGTGATCGACTTCGAGGGAGAGCCGTCCCGCCCGCTCGCCGAGCGGTGCGGCACCCAGTCCCCGGTGCGGGACATCGCCGGGATGCTGCGCTCCTTCGACTACGCCGCCCGGCAGCGCCGCCCCTGGCGCCCGGAGTGGGCGCGCCGCTGCCGTGAGGCCTACTGCGCGGGCTACGCCGCCCGCGCCGGCTGGGACCCCCGCAAGAAACACGGCCTGCTGCGCGCCTACGAGACGGACCGGGCCGTGTACGAGGTCCTCTACGAGGCCCGGCACCGCCCCGACTGGCTTCCCGTACCGATGGCGGCGATCGAGCGACTCGCCGTGAGAGGAGACTGA
- the glgX gene encoding glycogen debranching protein GlgX — protein MTARRDRKGVPVWSGHPYPLGASYDGTGTNFALFSEVAEAVDLVLVDNAGRRRSVPLTEVDGFVWHGHLPGVGPGQRYGYRVHGPWDPAAGHRCDPAKLLLDPYTTAVDGQMDNHPSLYEPGADSAGHTMLGVVTDPFFDWGDDRPPRRPYADTVIYEAHVRGLTRTHPDVPAELRGTYAGLAHPAVVEHLTSLGVTAIELMPVHQYVQDGVLQDRGLANYWGYNTIGFFAPHNDYAAHGTRGQQVTEFKSMVKELHAAGLEVILDVVYNHTAEGNEQGPTLSFRGIDNSSYYRLVDGDWSHYYDTTGTGNSLLMRHPYVLQLIMDSLRYWVTEMHVDGFRFDLAATLARQFHEVDRLSAFFDLIQQDPVISRVKLIAEPWDVGEGGYQVGNFPPLWSEWNGKYRDAVRDFWRGRPHTLGEFASRLTGSADLYEHSRRRPRASVNFVTAHDGFTLRDLVSYNDKHNEANGEGNRDGENVNRSWNCGVEGPTKDPRVRALRARQQRNLLATLLLSQGIPMLCHGDESGRTQGGNNNAYCQDNEVSWLDWHLDGERRALLAFTRDLIALRAAHPVLRRRRFFRGDTPTRADQPLPDLVWLLPDAQEMTDADWDRSDAHCVAVFLNGDAIAEPDPYGRPVVDDSFLLLLNSHWEPMVFRLPGTRYGERWTPRIDTAAEPDGVPDESEYKAGAEITVEARGLVLLSRPSRPSRGA, from the coding sequence GTGACCGCGCGGCGTGACAGGAAAGGGGTGCCCGTGTGGAGCGGGCACCCCTACCCGCTGGGCGCCTCCTACGACGGCACCGGCACCAACTTCGCGCTGTTCAGCGAGGTCGCCGAAGCCGTCGACCTCGTCCTCGTAGACAACGCGGGCCGCCGCCGCTCCGTCCCGCTCACCGAGGTCGACGGCTTCGTGTGGCACGGCCACCTCCCCGGCGTCGGACCGGGGCAGCGCTACGGCTACCGCGTGCACGGCCCCTGGGACCCGGCCGCCGGCCACCGCTGCGATCCGGCGAAGCTGCTCCTCGACCCGTACACCACAGCGGTGGACGGGCAGATGGACAACCACCCCTCCCTCTACGAACCCGGCGCCGACAGCGCCGGGCACACCATGCTCGGTGTGGTCACCGACCCGTTCTTCGACTGGGGAGACGACCGCCCGCCCCGGCGGCCGTACGCCGACACCGTCATCTACGAGGCCCATGTCCGCGGCCTCACCCGCACCCACCCCGACGTCCCCGCCGAACTGCGCGGCACCTACGCCGGGTTGGCCCATCCCGCCGTCGTCGAGCACCTCACCTCACTGGGTGTGACCGCGATCGAGCTGATGCCCGTGCACCAGTACGTGCAGGACGGCGTCCTCCAGGACCGGGGCCTCGCCAACTACTGGGGCTACAACACCATCGGCTTCTTCGCGCCGCACAACGACTACGCCGCCCACGGCACCCGCGGCCAGCAGGTCACGGAGTTCAAGTCGATGGTCAAGGAGCTGCACGCGGCCGGCCTCGAAGTGATCCTCGACGTCGTCTACAACCACACCGCCGAGGGCAACGAGCAGGGCCCCACCCTCTCCTTCCGGGGCATCGACAACAGCTCGTACTACCGCCTGGTGGACGGCGACTGGAGCCACTACTACGACACCACCGGCACCGGCAACAGCCTGCTGATGCGGCACCCGTACGTCCTCCAGCTGATCATGGACTCGCTGCGGTACTGGGTCACCGAGATGCACGTCGACGGCTTCCGCTTCGACCTCGCGGCCACCCTGGCCCGGCAGTTCCACGAGGTGGACCGTCTCTCGGCGTTCTTCGACCTGATCCAGCAGGACCCGGTCATCAGCCGGGTCAAACTGATCGCCGAACCATGGGACGTCGGCGAGGGCGGCTACCAGGTCGGCAACTTCCCGCCGCTGTGGTCGGAGTGGAACGGCAAGTACCGGGACGCCGTACGGGACTTCTGGCGCGGCCGCCCGCACACGCTCGGCGAGTTCGCCTCCCGGCTGACCGGCTCCGCCGACCTGTACGAACACAGCCGGCGCCGCCCGCGCGCCAGCGTCAACTTCGTCACCGCGCACGACGGCTTCACCCTGCGGGACCTGGTCTCGTACAACGACAAGCACAACGAGGCCAACGGCGAGGGCAACCGGGACGGCGAGAACGTCAACCGGTCCTGGAACTGCGGAGTCGAAGGCCCCACCAAGGACCCGCGTGTCCGTGCGCTCCGCGCCCGCCAACAGCGCAACCTGCTGGCCACACTCCTGCTGTCCCAGGGCATCCCGATGCTCTGCCACGGCGACGAGTCGGGCCGTACCCAGGGCGGCAACAACAACGCCTACTGCCAGGACAACGAGGTCTCATGGCTCGACTGGCACCTGGACGGCGAACGACGCGCGCTGCTGGCCTTCACCCGTGACCTCATCGCCCTGCGCGCCGCCCACCCCGTGCTGCGCCGCCGCCGCTTCTTCCGCGGCGACACGCCGACCCGCGCGGACCAGCCGCTCCCCGACCTGGTCTGGCTGCTGCCGGACGCCCAGGAGATGACCGACGCCGACTGGGACCGCTCCGACGCCCATTGCGTCGCCGTCTTCCTCAACGGTGACGCCATCGCCGAACCCGACCCCTACGGCCGCCCCGTCGTCGACGACTCCTTCCTGCTCCTGCTGAACAGCCACTGGGAGCCGATGGTCTTCCGCCTGCCCGGCACCAGGTACGGCGAGCGCTGGACACCGCGGATCGACACGGCCGCGGAGCCGGACGGCGTCCCGGACGAGTCCGAGTACAAGGCGGGCGCGGAGATCACCGTCGAGGCCCGGGGGCTGGTACTGCTGTCGAGGCCGTCGAGGCCGTCGCGGGGGGCGTGA
- a CDS encoding DUF5133 domain-containing protein codes for MLLPAKNEVARHLRRYRTWERVMLASPTDRTARENFEDSGYTLCVLMGKRCAREAVSAAERYLQTSLPAYLQEQTGYLQQDQPDQDRKEQAGGARKEQTRQGRKSRAARRGPPSGRRSKAER; via the coding sequence ATGTTGCTGCCCGCCAAGAACGAGGTGGCCAGACATCTGCGGCGCTACCGCACCTGGGAACGCGTGATGCTCGCGTCCCCGACCGACCGCACGGCCCGGGAGAACTTCGAGGATTCGGGCTACACGCTGTGCGTGCTGATGGGCAAGCGCTGCGCCCGAGAGGCCGTGTCGGCCGCCGAGCGCTATCTCCAGACGAGCCTGCCCGCCTACCTCCAGGAACAGACCGGCTACCTCCAGCAGGACCAGCCCGACCAGGACCGCAAGGAGCAGGCGGGCGGAGCCCGTAAGGAGCAGACCCGCCAGGGCCGCAAGAGCCGTGCTGCCAGACGGGGTCCGCCGTCGGGCCGGCGTTCCAAGGCAGAGCGGTAG